DNA from Plutella xylostella chromosome 19, ilPluXylo3.1, whole genome shotgun sequence:
CGAACAAAGTTACGAAAATTCTGATAAATGACTTATGTGGGTTAGACTGTTTTTGTAAGGCATTCACTAATTAGCTATTGATACCTTGTTCTTTTGCAAAGAACACTACAAAAATCTGTCCTCTGTCTTTATCATCAAGCTACTAAATTTCAATTATGTCTGACTCTGAAGGTTTTCCGGTGATGTCACCTTCctacatgccaaatttcataaaatttcatcaaatttGCTACACCCGTTATTTTGTGAAAGAGTaaagccgcgtacagaccggcccaacgaacgccaacgaacgttttacgttgaccttcgttgctgcaatctgccctgtattatgtatgataaatatccaacgttgggataaccgttggccttcgttgggcgttcgttggcccggtctgtacgcagcttaacacACTTCCATTCATGCCCACAAACTTCTACGTTTACAATATTACTACCATAGTATTTCAAGCATGTCCACTACATCTGCCCTCTCCCCTAACCCCTATTACAATATCATTAGTATAGTACTTCCAGCCACCAGACTGTTTAAAACCGCGTACCGTCAGCAACGCCAGCCGCGTCCACCACATCGGCCCCCTCCCctcccgcccccgccgccgccgccgcctgctcGAAGTACCCCTGCAGCTCCGCCGCCTGCCGCGCCAGCAGCTCGCCGTACGTGTCCAGCTCCGAGATCTTCTCCGTGAGCCGCCGGGCCGTTCGACCTGGTACGAggaaagagagagagagttgTTAGTGAGATaaggaaatttaaatttaacgaCTTCTTGAGAACACGAACGGGCAAAAGCAACGTGTGACACTCTCCAGTCTATTGTACAGACGACCTTGGGTCGCCAGTAGTGATCTGAGAGATTGGGGGAGACTTATGCCCACCAGTgatgaataattaaaatgttttcgatgtctttcttttttcgaaaatggctgttatgttattatgtaaGATACTGGGAGAGAAGCATTCGCCTATGTTACAATACTAACCATAATCGCAATGCATTCAcaagtatttttaatgtagTTTTCAATAATCAATGTATGGCACATACCATGAGAGCCAGTAGACTGCAGTGATGTGACAGAGCCATGTCTCCGCAGGCCTCCTCCGTTGGAGCTACTGTCTGAACTAGTACCATAGCCTGACTCCACCTGTAATCATTTTTAGTATTATATTAACTTTATAGTGTACAGGGCATCAAACAGCGATGGCACATCAACTTTTACATCAGTCAAACAGTTCGAATTTGTATATCACAACAATCTCTAAAGTTGTATGTAACCATGGCATCCACGCAAGTGGGCCTAAGtaacttatattaaaattgtatacTATGGACAGAATAAAATGTCTTAACCTAGGTCAACTATATTAAATGTACATGAACAGGGCTCAATGCTTAGTATTTGTGTTCTATGtgttatacaatattatacataataaattaaaccaTCAACATGACAACATGTAGGCAAATCATTGCACTATCTCAACAACTTTTGTATTGGCACTCCTATAAAATACAGCTCAAGTGTATTGTGTATGCATTCTGAGCAACTGATATGATAACATGTGTATAAAACTGTAGTCCCATATTTAATATACAGTGCACATCTGATTTAAGTATCAGTCTTTATTCCTAACAGAAAAGATATGTTCCCAGTTTCTGTGCACCAATTAAAAAGGATCCATGGatggatttaattattttgttaaaatttagtttgttttacaatttaactcccttattcatagaaaagttacaaaacgttttaactaataaactgttttgtctcTCTCCGACAgggaacaatttgttctttgacagagagggacaaaacagtttattagttaaaacgtcttgtaacttctctatgaataagggggtaaataatcctttcaatgttaagctatattataatGCCCCTCTCTCTAaactttacaatttttttgtgtttctcATTTTTTATGCAATTGGAATTCAAACTCATTAAATACAGAAACTAGTAATCCTAATTATAGCATGGTGATTattgattaatttattaatatgaaTGGAATGTCATGCTAATGCATCCTTCTATTCCCAGTAGTCCAATCAAAGGACAATTGTAATCCACTGATTGCCAACCATTTAAAaggtaaataaactaaaataagataaaataaattaaaggtATGCATTGAAAAAACTGTTTCCAAAAATACCACAATCAAGATAATCTTTTGAAATTTTGTCAAagcaaaacttgatgaaacaGTCAGTAATTAAATGAAAGTAATCTGACTAGTGAGTTAGTCATGTTTTATAAAGATGTATAATATGGCGGCAATTAGTCACTGTGATAAAGCAATATAAATTGATAAAATGTGAATTATGCATTTATCTTATTATCTTTAAATTACACTACTTCAAACCACTCAGGTGTAACTATTTAGTTCAGAATGTGTTTTATGTTTCTTGAACCCATGAAgataaagtttaataaataatatatttcatgATGTATCTTATGCTTTCTTAAAGAAGGATACTTCAACAAGTTACTTTTAAGCTAGTTTCCCACTATGTATTATTGAAAATCTAACTTTGATACTCACTTTAAAAGATTCCAGGACATCAATCCATTGCTGTTTCTCCTCTGGGTTGGTGGCACGCAGATACCAGACACAGTCATTCACGGACACATCAAACCGACAATCATCAAATTCATGAGGCtggaaaaaaaatgctttcaaTAACACACAATTACTTACAGCagtacataatttatacaaTTTCTAATGGTCCATTGCGCACTCAAGGTCTCTCAATAAGtataatagatttttattgcaTACAATTACAGCTATGAATCCAAGACATCATCATTGTGTTGGACTTTGCCTGgatattaaatacattatttacctTGACTTTAGCTTTTTTGAGGCATAAGGCACCACGGCATCCCAGATTGCTTTCGAGTTCACTTTTGTAGTAGGATAAAGTAGAatcttttaaaacaataaatctATCCTGCCAACCGTGAATATAGTTTGTCCATTTACTCAAATAGCCACGCAGTTCTGGCGTCCCTCCGTCTTCTAAATCTGAATTATCGCTAACTGTTATATTTTCATCAGACATTGTAAGCTTTGCACTTCAACTGATTTCACATTAACTTCATAAATTAGAAACCAAAACAAAACTCAAAAATTTCAACGAAAGAAAACTGCTGCGAAACATGTATCACAGACAAGACGATTGAGATTTGTAAGACCATAGAGTAGGTAATGTTCATTGGAATGTCAAAACTTTAGGGTGTGCGTAAACTCgcgattatttatttgaaacgtCCCGTTACagaaatacataaatgttcCTTGGATGAAACCATGATGCGATTACATAACGCATAGGTCAGATTTTTACAGACTTAGATAAAATTTACAGTTTATCATATgcatttatttaagaaaaaaattaaaaatattttcctttgccataaaataaaatgaatgaaattaaaaaattatacacGCACGTTCCGGAAATGACGAAAATCGATCCACGGCAGTACTAGAAGCTGATTGGTTTAAAATTGTTTACTAAAGAAATCGCTATCAACGGCCCAATAGAAAGCCGGCTTTTCACAAACAACGCAGTGATATCCgctcaaaatggcggacaaAACTGTGCCTATTTGTGTCCCATCAGAAAACCCTATAAAACTAGTAAAATGGAAGGTAAAACAAGGTGCTTTCGTGTCCCAAagtcaaattttatttttataccacGATTCATCGGGTGAAAACAAGGAGTTAAAGAAATTTAAAGCGTTTCGCGCTGGTACCGTGGCCTCCATCAAGGTGAAGGAAGGAGACATTGTAGAGCCTGGGTAAGTGACGTCACGCTAAAATAGcatttttatctttaataTTTCGCCTAAACCCCAGTTTATGATGGAATTCTACAAGATTATTGACGTCCTTATTTCTTGCCGCATAATACGGGGCCTACATATCAATTATAAACAACCATAGCGACTTCCTGAAATTGCGCGGGAAATACAAGTTGCCAACTTGCTACGCGCCAAatgttgtaaatatttataaacttaggAAGGTGTCCAAAAACCTGcaaatacttttaatattcttcaatatacttacaagAACATTTACATTTCTGTTACAGGGGTAGCATAGCAGACTTGGAAGCATGTCGACATCCGACCGTGATGAAAGAGATGTGTGCGGAGTGCGGGGCCGACCTGCGGACCGACGAGCGGCCGAAGCAACTTGACGGAGCCGCGCTCGTGCCCATGGTTCACTCTGTTCCCGAATTGAAAGTaagttgtaaatattattataaatcataCTAGGTATcggtgtagatatatcagctgtccgatacctaTCTATAGGGTCTGCCTTGTTTGGGGTTGGCACACACAATTTTAGATGATAATCAGCAAGCTTATTTCCTTTGGCCATTAATGTTATCAGAACCCTCTGAACAATACTGTGTTACTAACACTAACATTTTCTATCTTCCAGGTTTCTGAGGAACTAGCACAGAAACTTGGCCGTGAAGATGCTGACCGATTGCTGAAAGATCGCAAGCTGGTCCTTCTCGTTGATTTGGATCAGACATTGGTTCACACCACTAATGACAATGTTCCTCCAAACCTAAAGGTTTGTAAAATACAGATTTACACTAAGTATTACATTTAGAAATAGACCTTACTAAAAAAATTACCATGTATTTAAAGAGCCTAACAAGTTAATTACATGAAGTTATAATGAAGTTTCActgttatttaggtactttgttttattatttatcttcttAAATtcatataatacataaatatgtatactgtatttctttttaaattacaGGATGTGCTTCACTTTTTCCTCCGAGGTCCTGGTGGCCCTGGGCGCTGGTGCCACACAAGGCTCCGACCAAAGACACATGAATTTCTGGCTTCAGCATCTAAGAACTATGAACTACATGTGTGCACATTCGGTGCCAGACAATATGCTCATGCTGTGACAGAACTTCTAGATCCAGAGAAGAAGTATTTCTCTCACAGGATTCTGTCTAGAGATGAATGCTTTGACCCGAGAACAAAATCTGCTAATTTGAAGTaagcatattttatattataatcagAAAGAGCTGTAGCAGACCATCGTGAGGAGACCTGTAAATCCTAGGTTTAAATTGTACCCTATCCTAATTCCATTGGGCTATGTGCATGGTTtacaacaataattattattaatatatataaatctaAAGTAGCTTAGTTATGGCTTCTAGAACTCATATCTGACGACATCTTCGGCCATTTGTACAGGTGACTGATTTCTTACAAAGCACAATACTCTTTCAGAGCCTTATTCCCGTGTGGAGACAACATGGTGTGCATCATTGACGACCGAGAGGATGTGTGGCGACACGCCAGCAACCTGATCCATGTGCGGCCTTACTCCTTCTTCCAGTCAACTGGAGACATCAACGCTCCTCCACCTTGTAAGTGAAGTTATTTAAACTACTTGTAGTGATTGATGGATATCTCTGACATAGAGTGTAGGGAAGTCTAAAGTGCAaagaatagatttttattttattatatcttTGCTCTGCTTGtcctttattattttgttgaatGTAACATAGACTGGATTTAGATACAGGTTACATTCTCTAGCTTTTGTGTTACCTCACCTAAAATCCAATATAATACTGTCCTGCTGAAGACTTTCTTCTATCAAGCCTGGGAAGAAAGACAGATATGAGGACTACATTATTCACAAATTGAGcttcttaaataaaataaccccCTTCTAAATTGGGCAAGACTGTGTAACAAAATGACCTCAACCACAAAttatataaacataattttatgtattgcagtagaagaaaaaactaaatcaCTCAGCGGTAAAAATGGCGCACAAGTACCCCCAGCAAACCCAATGCCTTTACTAGACTCTGAACCAGACGCAAAGGAAGAAAAAGACAAAAATCTACCTATAAAAGCAGAAGAAACTGTAGAAATCAAGGCAAAAACTGAGGGCAATAATGGAAAAATAGTATCTAAGGATGAAAACACGGCGCCAAAACAAGATAGTGAAAAAGCAACTACCGATACCAAGAATGATAATGCGGAAGCTACAGACCCACCAGAGCCTAAATGGGTGGAGACATCTGACGGGCAGATCGAGCAAGAGGACCCTGATGATTACTTGATCTATCTTGAAGATATACTTTTGAGGATCCACAAGtgagttaaatatttttttatactcttctcaaaatcataattattttctacatGTGAGCAAGTAACTTTGCACTGGTATAAGGTTATTCAATATCATACGTCTGTCTGCCAGTGTCAAACCAATCTATCTATTTCTTCATGTCTACAtacaaattacataaatattatgttgttaCAGATATTTCTATGAGACATATGATAAAACGGAAGGTTCTCAAATACCGGACCTCAAAGTTGTAATACCAGAAGTGAAGAGCAAAGTACTGGCGGGAACCAGTCTAGTTTTCAGCGGTTTAGTCCCGACACACCAGAGGCTGGAGACCTCGAGGGCGTATTTAGTCGCTAAAAGCTTAGGAGCGGACGTCACTCAAGACTACACCGATAATACCACTCATCTTGTAGCTGTGAGATCAGGTAATTCACGAATATacctttatattattatatttattggataaaaataggtaaggGTGAAAACTCTTGCACCATCTGATGGTGTTCTAATTTTATACCTGTTACTTAGCCCTCTTGGCTATATAGATTACACACAGTCCAACCCTTTATCTGTGCCATAAGAATAACACAAGATAGCGTGACACGACCCCAGCACATTCACAAACACGCCAAACTCTTCCAGGCACGGCGAAAGTGAACGCGAGCAGGAAGATAGGTGAAGCGAAGAGCAGCAAGCTGCACGTGGTGACGCCGGAGTGGCTGTGGACGTGCGCCGAGCGCTGGGAGCGCGTGGACGAGCGCCTCTACCCGCTGCAGAGAGGGGGGCAGGTACAGTCAGacacatataataattaaatacctatttcaaaTCAGGCGGTGATAGAAAAGATTCCATATAAGCCTGGCGAGAGGCCAGGGTGAGGGAAAGTTAATAAAGAGTCCTTGAGTAGTTTAATATGGTTTAGTACcctggtactcaacctttttttttttcgcgggCCGCAAAAACGTTTAAGTCATGGTTTCGCGGGCCacaagcaatatttttttgttttttttaactattataaagcgatgtaaactatcaaatataatataaaaaacacacgcatattccctattatctctcatggcacgcgggccactgataaaggcctcgcgggccgcatgcggcccgcgggccgcaggaTGAGTATAGCTGGTTTAGTAGTTTAATAGgcaacatattatgtataatttaatttaattttacctttgtatttgtattttaatgggtcttacctgtaaataaagaactttattattattaatgaagTGGAAACCGGATGGTACGTCAAGCTTATAGACTACCTgtattatagatacctaaccATTCCAAAAAGATAAGGTTttcgtatattttataagtacactTTTTTACAGTGCCTCCTTGGGAAAGGTCTATGTCTGACGATGATGACACTTTTCactattatacttacttttacacTAGATTGGAGTACTAAACAGTTCCGTGTGCCCACAGAGCAGCATGCGGCGGCCGCCGGCGCACTGCTCGagcccgccgcccgcgccgcccgtcGTGGCCGCCGCCCGCAAGCGCACGCCATCGGGCCGGTTCATGGACACCCTCAACCCGCTGCTGTCGTTCTCCAGTGACGATATCGCTGATATGGATCGAGAGGTTATTGTTACTGTGTCTGTATGATTTACGAGATTGAGGTAGTATAAGATACCATCGTACTCACCGCTACTATAAggcttttaaattattatttttttaatgtagatatgttacaaaaaaacatatttctgCTTTTCTGAGAGGCTTTTGTTCAGAAGTGGAAGAAATTAGGGgcaaaatacaattattataaaaaataattactacgTTTACTACTAGGTACTGGTATAAAAATTTTTACCTACAACCTACTTACAGCCCAATATAATTTCTAACAATGATTTATATGCAATGTAATGTAAGTGAATgtttttaaactttacttaCATGTTGTTTCTCTGCAGGTGGAAGATATTTTCAATGAATCTGATGAGAGCTCATCGTCTGAAGATGAAAAGCCAGGGGATGATGATTTAGACGATGAAGAGAATCCTCCAGAAGACAGGCTGATCACGTTAGAAAATGAAGACAGCTCACAGGagaggtatatatttttttctttgtttttaaaattatagccTACTGGGTATCCCACTGCTGGGCTAAAGCCAGAGGTATAtcttaacaataaaaaatatttcttattaCAACATCGATAACATAATGTGTGTAGATATATCTTTCTTTGGTGCTTATAGTAAACTGGTTAGCATGTGTTAATAAACTTTATGTGACTTTTTTTCAGATTACAAGATAGAAAGGGTGATGAATCCAGTGAATCCGATAATGGCATCGAAGGTAAGAAGTAATCATTATTTTAGTGTTGATCACCTAGATCCACATTTCTCTCATGATAGAAAGCAGTTGTTAACATTGAATTAATGTTTCAGATGATTCCCGACCACGGAAAAGGCCTCGAAGGTCTTCACCTCCATCGGACGACGAGCCCCCAGACCCAGAAGATGACGACAGCTCATGGAACCTGATGGGGGCGGCTTTAGAAAGAGAGTTCCTTGCACAGGACTGACTTGTCCCACCAAACACATTTGTGCCCGTTAATACAATCTTTGATTTACTAAAagatttttcttttgacatACCCACCTCTGCATACATAATGTAATAGCTACTAGACATCacaatattaggtactttctaAGTCACTCACATATCATGCAAAAGTATTTTGACTTCTGAATGCATAGCTGCTCTGCATGAACCCTGTGTGTATCAGGTTTTAGTTAGCACTTAGTATCAAGAGGAATGATTCTGGTATGGCACAGACACATACATGCGATTCTGAATCCATAGATAAAAAGAGCATAATAACGGGTAATATAAAACAATGCATGTACTCTCTAATAATGCTATATTTACAGTCTAAATTATCAAATacatagttttattaaatcGCATAAGGATCATTCTCATCAAAAACATGAAACTTGGTATATGTCGGCTTGGAAGTGAAATCTTTTTTACCATCTTGCCAACCTCTTGGTGGTGCTTTAGTGTAATCAAATGTAGACTTCAGCTTGCCATATAATGCAGCTTCCCTCTCCACATCATCCCTGTAGCGTTCTTTCGCCACTTTCTTACCTGTTACAGGGTCTGTTATGTCACCAAATGGGTGCACTACTTCTTTTACTTCATGTGTGATGAGTTTAGTCAACTTCTGAGGTAGTGCTTTTATCAGAACTATGTCTCCAGTTTTGCAAAGTTTTTCAGGATCATGGCAGTAGTAAAATTCATCCTTTCTGAAGTACTGAAACAGAAATAAAGACAAATTAGGAAACTTAACACACGACAACATTACATTTTGCTTCAATAATGTACATAGAATTATTTGCAATATCAGAAGCTTTGGCATACatagaaaatattgaatatgaTAAATTCGTCATTCTGACAGACTCCAGGAGTGCTGTTCAACATGTCGCTCGGTCAACCTCGACTTTTCGAGGCGTTCCGATAGCGTACACTATattgaaattcataaaaaagttaaaagagTTGGGAAAATCAATATCCATTCAATGGATTCCATCCCACATAGGTATCTGGGGCAATGAAGTTGTGGACCGTTTAGCCAGAGACGCTAGTTTAGATGGAATTGCTCATACTATTAAACCAGTTTATTCGGATGTAATACCTACAGTCAAAAAGCATATTCATAAATTGTGGTCTGAACATCTACAAAAGGTCTCAGTAGATAAGGGTATCTGGTAAAAGACAATACAACCTGAACCTTTCTATTATCCTTGGTTTGAAGCAGGTAACATGGATAGAAATACTCTTATGATTGCTTTCAGACTTCGGTCTGGACATATTCCACTAAACAAGTTTGCTTTTATGATGAGAAAGGTCCCTTCACCACAAAATGTTTAAAGATATAGGTGGATGTAATAGTGCGCTATCATTTCCTTATTCTGATGATGCTAAAGTATTGTACAATTTAGTTAGGTACGGCCTTAAGGCTCGATCCAACTGAAGATCTTGTTAGTTTTTAAGTATCTACCTAGTTAtgattatgtatgtaattaatttaagcTTAATTACTAGGACGACATGGCCGCTCTATGTGAACCAAGtcctataaaaataatgattaaaaaaaattacattttgcTAAGATATACAAACTCACCatcaataaattttcatcCAATTCTAACCTCTTCACCCTTATTTTGGCAGCATTTTGCTTTACTGTGGGAACGCATTGGCCCAACAGAAGAAATTTTTTCGCAGTTTCTGCTATTTGTTTTGCCATGATTCACGACCAATGTATGACTTTATTTAAAccaatgaaaatattgaaaatgaaaatttcagTCGAAAATCGAAATCAAATTATTGTGGTAGTCTGTGGtgttgacatttatttatttgacagTGATAGGTTACACCACAGAACCGAaaatatctcagaataatgttTCATAGCTTTCTATTCTAATAAAGAGTGGTAAAAACTATCATCAGTATCATTACCATCAACTATGTCAAACCAGTCAAGTgcagggtgtcccacgctacatTTTGCTTGTCCTTCGGCGGCCCCTAGACTTATAGTAACATAGTACAACATTGCGTTTTGAATCCAAAcggttaattatatttatggcACATTATGTGTAGTTTGATAATAATGGTAGTATGGTAGGTAGGCATATTAgtataaaaagtatactaagtaggtatttcatatttatttttataagtaggtataaatgtatgtgtgtacacataattcttaatatacaaaaaatgTAATGATCTTCAATAAACATAACCCATTATGATCTAAAATACCAACTTAACAATCTTAGgtattaatttaacttaaaataacacTTAGTAGGTACCCAATGTAACCAACCATACTTTAATAACAATTTGTATCACAAAGCTACCTTCACCCCTAAGTCCCTAAAGGGCAAATAACTAACATATTTCATGCAGGCACTAATTTAGTGATAGGTTTAACTAAAGTAACCAGGGCTGCCAGTGATGAAACAGCTCCAAGTGTTCCCACTACACTAGGACTGAACTTAGTGTATCCAAGGGCAGTCAGAGGAATAAACAGGTCACAGGAGTTCTTCACAGTGTCAACAAACACATCTTTATGACAGTTCactagaaataataaatgctTCAAGGAATCTGATACAGCAACATTCTTCATAGGACCAGATAAGAACTGAGATGGCTTCAATAAAGTTACTGTGTTCATTTCTAGAATGTGAATGATTTCATAGAAATCTCTGGCTAAATTGGCTATTATTGAGACAAGCCAGAATTTGTTGGCAATCTTGTTCCAATCAGCTTCAGCCTTAAAGAATCCGCTTCGGCTCAGCCACACCACATGGTCTGCGTAGAGGAACAAGGCCTGCGCCACCTTGCTCAGAGTCAGTGTGAACCTCAACCAGGGATCTTCAAGCTGGATTGTGTTTAATGCAGAATATAAAGTGTCTATACATCTTCCCAGTCTTAGCACTgaaatataaagaaaaaaatatattagcaaattaattttacaatgattataattatattttagagTGTAAGTTATCTCATCATACCTTTTCTGAATGAACTCAAGGAATTTTCCAGGCTTCTTATTCTCTCTATAGAGTATTTGTTCACATTCCTGGACTCAAGTTGATGCCATATTAGTCTGCTGACATACTGTGCTAATCTAAGCCAGAAGAAAATAAGTTTAGTGCTTCAACAGAGATCATACAGAATAgagtactttaaaaaatattatttacaataaaatactagCAGTCGCAGAAATAACAAGTAGCTGCTAAGTTTACCTTGCTAATTTATCTCTTCCATTAGTTTGATTGTTCACTCTTACAATAACATCCATGATGTTTACTCAAGCAGTCCAAAGTTTGAAATTTATTTTGCAGTATGATCAAAggtataatttagttttatggcaattttattattgtaacttAAATTCCGTACACTATAAATAGTATTAAAGATATCTTAATCTTATCAACTTGACCGGGTACCagtatttataacaaaataatcataGCAGATTATAGGAAAAATGCTGATCCTGCTAAAAATGTATATGTAACACAAGAGGTCgttgtattttatatatttaaacaataaGATCTGAaagttgtttttgtttatttacgtaTTGTGTTATTATTGTTCTCGGAAAACCTTGAAAGTTGCAAAGTTGATTGAACAAGAACATTAGAACAAGTACAATGACAAGTCaagtataggtattttttcaCAACATGTCAATACCGTCAATGGTCGAACTAAAAAGTTGAACGATTGTCACAGAAACTAATCTGTAAATCTATCTTTATAGTCTATGATTTTAGGCTATCCACAAAATCACGATTTTAAATGTcatcttttattatttaacactTTCTTTTTGTGTGAAGGAAAGAAGGATTATTTGTGTTAGTTCAAATGTTTCTTTAGTGGAAGTACAGTTTTGTAGCTGTATCTAGTGTCAAGACAAACCCTTTAGGTTTAATGGcatgttaatttaaaaacctaaCTATGTTACAcaatgttttgtataaataaataaataaaacacagcGTTGGTTTTTATCACTCAGACCAAAAGgaataaattttaatcattattcTAAGTCCTATTTACCCCTCCACACCCCCGCGCTACCTCACACCCCGAGCTCCCCTCTCCGTGTCCTGTCGAAAAACGAGAAAATGTCAGGCATGTCAGCCATTTTGTATTGCTTTGTGGAAGGTTGTGCGTCGCCTATATTTTAGTGAAGTTTTAACTGTGAAAACTGTTTATTTGCGTGCCGTGTCGTTAGTGACTTGAGTCGCGAGTTATTTGTGGTAAGAGACAATAAACTAAAGTTTACCCGTGGATCAATTGTGGTGCCGACCCTAACTTTTTCCTCAACAATCAAAATGAAGACGACATTTTAAAGTGACGTGTAATGTTGTGCATTTCAGATAGTGGTTCTTCAAACTGAGCTTACATGA
Protein-coding regions in this window:
- the LOC105387294 gene encoding RNA polymerase II subunit A C-terminal domain phosphatase; protein product: MADKTVPICVPSENPIKLVKWKVKQGAFVSQSQILFLYHDSSGENKELKKFKAFRAGTVASIKVKEGDIVEPGGSIADLEACRHPTVMKEMCAECGADLRTDERPKQLDGAALVPMVHSVPELKVSEELAQKLGREDADRLLKDRKLVLLVDLDQTLVHTTNDNVPPNLKDVLHFFLRGPGGPGRWCHTRLRPKTHEFLASASKNYELHVCTFGARQYAHAVTELLDPEKKYFSHRILSRDECFDPRTKSANLKALFPCGDNMVCIIDDREDVWRHASNLIHVRPYSFFQSTGDINAPPPLEEKTKSLSGKNGAQVPPANPMPLLDSEPDAKEEKDKNLPIKAEETVEIKAKTEGNNGKIVSKDENTAPKQDSEKATTDTKNDNAEATDPPEPKWVETSDGQIEQEDPDDYLIYLEDILLRIHKYFYETYDKTEGSQIPDLKVVIPEVKSKVLAGTSLVFSGLVPTHQRLETSRAYLVAKSLGADVTQDYTDNTTHLVAVRSGTAKVNASRKIGEAKSSKLHVVTPEWLWTCAERWERVDERLYPLQRGGQSSMRRPPAHCSSPPPAPPVVAAARKRTPSGRFMDTLNPLLSFSSDDIADMDREVEDIFNESDESSSSEDEKPGDDDLDDEENPPEDRLITLENEDSSQERLQDRKGDESSESDNGIEDDSRPRKRPRRSSPPSDDEPPDPEDDDSSWNLMGAALEREFLAQD
- the LOC105387296 gene encoding peroxisomal membrane protein 11B — its product is MDVIVRVNNQTNGRDKLARLAQYVSRLIWHQLESRNVNKYSIERIRSLENSLSSFRKVLRLGRCIDTLYSALNTIQLEDPWLRFTLTLSKVAQALFLYADHVVWLSRSGFFKAEADWNKIANKFWLVSIIANLARDFYEIIHILEMNTVTLLKPSQFLSGPMKNVAVSDSLKHLLFLVNCHKDVFVDTVKNSCDLFIPLTALGYTKFSPSVVGTLGAVSSLAALVTLVKPITKLVPA
- the LOC105387295 gene encoding 28S ribosomal protein S17, mitochondrial, which gives rise to MAKQIAETAKKFLLLGQCVPTVKQNAAKIRVKRLELDENLLMYFRKDEFYYCHDPEKLCKTGDIVLIKALPQKLTKLITHEVKEVVHPFGDITDPVTGKKVAKERYRDDVEREAALYGKLKSTFDYTKAPPRGWQDGKKDFTSKPTYTKFHVFDENDPYAI